A single window of bacterium DNA harbors:
- a CDS encoding FABP family protein, protein MSDQIEYGPLELLIGTWRGDKGTDLSPEPEGSEESGYYETLCFTPIGDVENAESQVLAILRYQQIVQRKSNDEVFHDQTGYWMWDAQQAVVMQSIAIPRAVCVLAGGRYEATESSVKLSVAAKLDDPDWGIIQSPFMRDRARTVGFQHELSVVEGVLSYSETTSLLIYDRSFEHTDGNQLRLQP, encoded by the coding sequence ATGAGCGATCAAATAGAATACGGGCCTCTAGAATTGCTGATTGGAACATGGCGGGGAGACAAGGGAACGGACTTGTCTCCCGAGCCAGAAGGCAGTGAGGAAAGCGGCTACTACGAAACCCTCTGTTTCACGCCGATCGGTGACGTCGAAAACGCCGAGTCCCAGGTTCTGGCGATCCTTCGCTATCAACAGATCGTCCAACGCAAGTCGAACGATGAGGTCTTCCACGATCAGACCGGCTATTGGATGTGGGACGCGCAGCAAGCCGTGGTCATGCAGTCGATAGCGATTCCCCGAGCCGTCTGTGTACTGGCCGGGGGTCGCTATGAGGCAACAGAATCGAGCGTCAAACTCTCCGTAGCTGCGAAGCTCGATGATCCCGATTGGGGAATCATTCAGTCCCCGTTCATGCGCGATCGTGCCCGAACGGTCGGGTTCCAACACGAACTGAGCGTTGTGGAAGGAGTTCTCTCCTACTCGGAAACCACATCCTTGTTGATCTACGACCGCTCGTTCGAACACACGGACGGGAACCAGCTGAGGTTGCAACCCTAG
- a CDS encoding acyl-CoA dehydrogenase, with protein MAISFEPAENSLRARDFYHELATEHMRPISRKYDTQEHDLPVEWVDHYWNHVRDNTPANDGPSDGFVQVCIQAEELCWGDAGLYLRSPTAALGGSAVSAAGTPEQKERFLKPFRGKGQPIWGAMAITEANAGSDSAAIETTAELDEETGEYLLNGTKIFCTAGEGASQVEGGFVVVWATVDKSAGRGGIKSFVVPAGTPGMKLVGLEKKLGIRVSDTATLVFEDCRVPAANLLGRAEVKKKDPKKSGDKGFKGAMATFDASRPIVAAMAVGVGRASLDFLKEELERQGVTIRYDAPPREQTALERDVIEMEAELQAARLLTWRAASMMNRGKPNSLEASMAKAKAGLSVTRITQKAVELLGPLGYSRKLLVEKWMRDAKINDIYEGTQQINQLIVARRILEYASSMLR; from the coding sequence ATGGCCATTTCATTCGAGCCCGCAGAAAACAGTCTGAGAGCGCGCGACTTCTACCATGAACTCGCGACCGAGCATATGCGCCCGATCTCGCGCAAGTACGACACACAGGAGCACGATTTGCCCGTGGAGTGGGTCGACCACTACTGGAATCACGTGCGTGACAACACACCGGCCAATGACGGACCCAGCGATGGTTTCGTTCAGGTTTGCATCCAGGCCGAAGAGTTGTGTTGGGGAGATGCTGGTCTGTATCTGCGCTCGCCCACTGCAGCATTGGGCGGTTCGGCCGTGAGCGCAGCCGGTACGCCGGAACAGAAGGAGCGTTTCCTGAAGCCGTTCCGGGGAAAGGGGCAACCCATCTGGGGCGCGATGGCGATTACCGAGGCAAACGCCGGAAGTGACTCAGCCGCAATCGAAACCACCGCTGAGCTCGACGAGGAGACGGGCGAGTATCTGCTGAACGGCACGAAGATCTTCTGCACGGCAGGCGAGGGTGCTTCCCAGGTCGAGGGCGGTTTCGTCGTGGTCTGGGCCACCGTCGACAAGAGCGCGGGGCGCGGCGGGATCAAGAGCTTCGTCGTTCCCGCTGGAACTCCGGGCATGAAGCTAGTGGGCCTGGAGAAGAAGTTGGGCATTCGCGTTTCTGATACCGCGACTCTCGTGTTTGAGGATTGCCGCGTGCCCGCCGCGAACTTGTTGGGGCGTGCAGAAGTCAAGAAGAAGGATCCGAAGAAGTCGGGTGACAAGGGTTTCAAAGGTGCGATGGCGACGTTCGACGCCAGTCGCCCGATCGTCGCGGCCATGGCGGTGGGTGTCGGACGCGCATCGCTCGATTTTCTGAAGGAAGAACTCGAGCGTCAGGGTGTGACGATTCGCTACGACGCACCGCCCCGCGAGCAGACGGCACTCGAGCGCGACGTGATCGAAATGGAGGCGGAATTGCAGGCCGCGCGTCTGCTCACCTGGCGCGCCGCGTCGATGATGAACCGCGGCAAGCCGAACAGTCTCGAGGCTTCCATGGCCAAGGCCAAAGCGGGTCTTTCGGTCACGCGCATCACCCAGAAGGCGGTCGAACTACTCGGCCCGCTCGGCTACTCGCGCAAACTCCTGGTCGAGAAA
- a CDS encoding amino acid permease, whose translation MSWFAQTAAGAMYATAFGSFAIELLNRVAGEGNVLSPAWRVAGSMGLLLPLLALNYRGASDTGHVEVLITSLKVGILIAFIAAGFIGMSNSVSPLASYTPFMPEGWLGLLGAMALTFVALEGYEVIVQTAEEIEAPGRTIPRAIFISIGVAVTIYLLVAIVVFDAINVPGDEPAYRFLGGLGELGIIEAAGQILPGGRQVLLVGGLASTASALNAVLHGSTRIA comes from the coding sequence ATGAGCTGGTTCGCTCAAACGGCAGCCGGCGCGATGTACGCGACCGCATTCGGTTCGTTCGCCATCGAGCTTCTCAACCGCGTCGCCGGTGAAGGCAATGTGCTTTCTCCGGCATGGCGCGTCGCCGGATCGATGGGTCTGTTGCTGCCGCTGCTCGCACTCAACTACCGAGGTGCGAGTGACACCGGCCACGTAGAGGTACTGATTACATCACTGAAAGTCGGCATTCTGATCGCCTTCATCGCGGCGGGTTTCATCGGAATGTCGAACAGTGTTTCTCCCCTGGCCTCGTACACGCCGTTCATGCCGGAGGGATGGCTGGGCCTGCTCGGAGCCATGGCGCTGACTTTCGTCGCCCTCGAAGGCTACGAAGTGATCGTGCAGACCGCCGAAGAGATCGAGGCCCCGGGCCGGACCATCCCTCGCGCCATCTTCATCAGCATCGGCGTAGCGGTGACCATCTACCTTCTGGTCGCCATCGTCGTGTTCGATGCGATCAACGTGCCCGGCGATGAACCCGCGTATCGCTTCCTGGGCGGCTTGGGGGAACTCGGAATCATCGAAGCAGCCGGACAGATCCTGCCCGGCGGTCGACAGGTCTTGCTAGTGGGCGGCCTGGCGAGCACGGCCAGCGCCTTGAATGCGGTTTTGCACGGCTCGACTCGGATTGCCTAG
- a CDS encoding SgcJ/EcaC family oxidoreductase has product MSRNTDLIEDFCRAWSRLDPAELASYFTEDGIYHNMPAAPVQGRDEIEGFIRAFAGGWTKTDWDVLNLAETGDVVIAERLDRTQAGEKSVDLPCTGVFTIRDGKIAAWRDYFDIGTYTRAMQ; this is encoded by the coding sequence ATGTCCCGCAATACCGATCTGATCGAGGATTTCTGCAGAGCCTGGTCGCGTCTCGATCCGGCGGAACTCGCGTCCTATTTCACCGAGGACGGCATCTATCACAATATGCCCGCCGCTCCCGTACAGGGCCGCGACGAGATCGAAGGCTTCATTCGCGCCTTCGCCGGTGGCTGGACGAAGACGGACTGGGACGTCCTGAATCTGGCGGAGACGGGTGATGTCGTCATCGCAGAGCGACTCGACCGCACGCAGGCGGGTGAGAAGTCCGTAGATCTCCCCTGCACGGGAGTGTTCACAATTCGCGACGGCAAGATTGCCGCCTGGCGCGACTACTTCGATATCGGCACGTACACCCGCGCGATGCAATGA
- a CDS encoding CoA-binding protein: MIDGRSDSEIRDILQRTRLIALVGASPRPERDSHEVMMFLQGCGYRVIPVNPVCAGREILGERVRADLSEIEEPIDLVDVFRNSEAAGEAVDAAIAVGAKGVWLQLGVIHLEAARRAEAAGLWVVMDRCPKIEIPRLQLGL; encoded by the coding sequence ATGATCGATGGACGCAGTGACAGCGAGATCCGGGACATCCTGCAGCGGACACGCCTGATCGCGCTGGTCGGAGCGAGCCCCCGACCCGAACGCGACAGCCACGAAGTCATGATGTTCTTGCAGGGGTGCGGCTATCGGGTCATCCCGGTCAATCCAGTGTGCGCGGGTCGTGAAATCCTGGGCGAGCGCGTGCGCGCGGATCTGAGCGAGATTGAAGAACCCATCGATCTGGTCGACGTATTTCGCAACTCCGAAGCGGCGGGCGAGGCCGTCGACGCAGCGATCGCGGTCGGCGCGAAGGGAGTCTGGTTGCAGTTGGGCGTGATCCATCTCGAAGCAGCCCGGCGCGCGGAAGCGGCCGGCCTGTGGGTCGTGATGGATCGCTGTCCGAAGATCGAAATCCCCCGCCTGCAGCTCGGACTATGA
- a CDS encoding outer membrane lipoprotein-sorting protein: MRILIVLCVVISASASAKDLTVEQIIERTNQVAYYQGSDGRARVKMTISDERERTRTRAFVIIRKDDESEDGSANRSGGKQKMYILFKRPADVNKMAFLVWKQPAEDDARWLYLPALDLVKRIAASDKRTSFVGSHFFYEDVSGRSLAEDEHELVKTTDTYFVVRNRSKKPADVEFDHFDMWIHRTTFLPIRTEYFDARGERYRLYEALEVKTVDGYATVVRSRMSDFRTGGNTLLEYDSVAYDVGLPEEVFTERYLRSPPNQHLR, encoded by the coding sequence ATCCGTATACTGATTGTTCTGTGCGTGGTGATATCCGCGAGTGCGAGCGCGAAAGACCTCACCGTCGAGCAGATCATTGAACGGACCAACCAGGTCGCCTACTACCAGGGATCGGATGGCCGGGCGCGGGTGAAGATGACCATCTCCGACGAACGGGAGCGCACACGCACACGCGCCTTCGTGATCATTCGAAAGGATGACGAGTCGGAAGACGGTTCAGCAAACCGGTCCGGTGGAAAGCAGAAGATGTACATCCTGTTCAAACGCCCGGCCGACGTGAACAAGATGGCTTTTCTGGTGTGGAAACAACCGGCTGAGGATGACGCTCGCTGGCTGTATCTTCCGGCTCTGGATCTGGTCAAGCGAATTGCCGCATCCGACAAGCGCACGAGTTTCGTCGGTTCGCACTTCTTCTACGAGGACGTCTCAGGCCGGAGCCTTGCGGAAGACGAGCACGAACTGGTGAAGACGACCGACACCTACTTCGTGGTGCGCAACCGCTCGAAGAAACCGGCCGACGTGGAATTCGATCACTTCGACATGTGGATCCACCGCACGACATTCCTCCCGATCCGGACGGAGTACTTTGATGCCAGAGGAGAGCGTTACCGTCTCTACGAAGCGCTGGAGGTCAAGACGGTCGACGGCTATGCGACGGTCGTCCGCTCGCGCATGAGCGACTTTCGAACGGGCGGCAATACACTTCTGGAATACGACTCCGTCGCATATGACGTTGGCCTGCCCGAAGAGGTCTTCACCGAGCGGTATCTGCGCAGCCCGCCGAATCAGCACCTCCGTTGA
- a CDS encoding MMPL family transporter, which produces MLSPSSNTARRNLHEAIVGIGIEHPRWVTGTLVAVALALAVAAALPTIWPQSFPFLEAVRVDTDPENMLRDDESVRMFHNQMKRELNLHDMVVVGVVNDEHEDGVFNPESLRQVHELTEFAKGLRWPSAEDPEISEGVVAIDIIAPSVVENIEQAGVGSVSFDWLMPEPPQTREEALSIRDRAQRIPLFDGTMVASNGRALALYLPLTSKDASYEVYRRLQEKIETFDGHEQYFITGLPVAEDTFGVEMFIQMAVSAPLAMLVIFALLFYFFRNLRLIAAPMIIALGAVILTMGLLVVTGNTIHIMSSMIPIFIMPIAVLDSVHVLSEFFDRYPETRDRRATIVEIMKTLASPMLYTTITSCAGFASLVLTPIPPVQVFGLFVAFGIAMAWLLTVVFVPAYIMMMPESSLEAFGASESEQEHTSPLARALLRFGPAAARHARPILVVAILACVVAGWGISLIEINDNPIRWFNSQHPIRVADRVLNEHFGGTYMAYLALPVVDEDIALPDFAESLAERALTRGDELKSELPKAAGVFELLAAEARRAAVQADGIDALLGDLETHSASALESAQGWDEADAWDAADLFVSRERLRRETFKRPDVLRYVEELSRHLSAQAVVGKTSGLPEIVKTVHRELLPEGERGFRIPATAEATAQTLVTYQSSHRPQDLWHFVRPDYRLASLWVQLKSGDNRDMMRVVETTERFFEQNPPPVAMDPQWFGLTYINVVWQKKMVEGMRNAFLGSFVVVLVIMSLLFRSALWGLLSMIPLALTIALIYGVVGIVGKDYDMPVAVLSSLALGLAVDFAIHFLVRTRSLYRSARNWEECVDRVFGEPARAIARNVIVIAIGFSPLLIAPLIPYRTVGVLMASILVISGLATLVILPALVRVGERWLFRDLASEVE; this is translated from the coding sequence ATGCTCAGCCCATCTTCAAACACCGCCAGAAGAAATCTCCACGAAGCAATCGTAGGAATTGGCATCGAGCACCCGCGATGGGTGACGGGCACGCTGGTCGCAGTAGCCCTCGCGCTAGCGGTCGCGGCTGCACTTCCGACGATCTGGCCTCAGAGCTTCCCGTTCCTGGAAGCGGTCCGTGTCGACACAGATCCAGAGAACATGCTGCGCGACGACGAGTCCGTTCGGATGTTCCACAATCAGATGAAGCGAGAACTCAACCTCCACGACATGGTCGTCGTCGGGGTCGTGAACGACGAACACGAAGATGGCGTGTTCAACCCCGAATCTCTGCGCCAGGTCCACGAACTGACGGAGTTCGCAAAAGGCCTGCGTTGGCCATCCGCAGAAGATCCGGAGATCAGCGAAGGAGTCGTTGCCATCGACATCATCGCGCCCTCGGTAGTCGAGAACATCGAGCAGGCCGGCGTGGGCAGCGTGAGTTTTGACTGGCTGATGCCTGAGCCACCGCAAACCCGCGAGGAAGCGCTCTCCATCAGGGACCGGGCCCAACGCATCCCTCTTTTTGACGGGACGATGGTCGCTTCGAACGGACGAGCGCTTGCGCTCTACCTCCCACTCACTTCCAAGGACGCGAGTTACGAGGTCTACCGGCGGCTTCAGGAGAAGATCGAAACCTTCGACGGACACGAGCAGTACTTCATCACCGGCCTTCCGGTTGCGGAGGACACCTTCGGCGTCGAGATGTTCATCCAGATGGCAGTCAGTGCCCCGCTGGCGATGCTCGTGATCTTCGCACTCTTGTTCTACTTCTTTCGCAACTTGCGCCTGATCGCGGCACCGATGATCATCGCTCTGGGTGCGGTGATCTTGACGATGGGGCTCCTGGTCGTGACCGGGAATACGATCCACATCATGAGTTCGATGATCCCGATCTTCATCATGCCGATCGCAGTTCTCGACTCGGTTCACGTCCTGTCCGAGTTCTTCGATCGCTACCCGGAGACCCGGGACCGGCGCGCAACCATCGTCGAGATCATGAAGACCCTGGCTTCGCCAATGCTCTACACGACGATCACTTCGTGTGCGGGTTTCGCCTCCCTGGTACTCACGCCAATCCCGCCGGTGCAGGTCTTCGGTCTGTTCGTGGCATTCGGTATCGCGATGGCCTGGCTGCTGACCGTGGTCTTCGTTCCCGCCTACATCATGATGATGCCGGAGAGTTCCCTGGAAGCTTTCGGCGCATCTGAGAGCGAACAAGAGCACACGTCCCCGCTCGCTCGCGCACTACTCCGGTTCGGTCCCGCGGCTGCGCGCCATGCCAGACCGATCCTGGTCGTTGCGATTCTCGCTTGCGTCGTCGCCGGTTGGGGCATCTCGTTGATCGAGATCAATGACAACCCGATTCGCTGGTTCAACTCGCAACATCCGATCCGCGTAGCCGATCGCGTGCTGAACGAGCATTTCGGCGGAACTTATATGGCCTACCTCGCCCTGCCAGTCGTCGACGAAGACATCGCATTGCCGGACTTCGCAGAGAGCCTGGCCGAGCGCGCCCTCACCCGTGGAGATGAGTTGAAGAGCGAACTCCCGAAGGCCGCCGGAGTCTTCGAATTGCTCGCTGCAGAAGCTCGCCGTGCAGCGGTGCAGGCAGATGGTATCGATGCGCTCCTGGGCGATCTCGAAACGCACTCGGCGAGCGCTCTCGAATCCGCCCAGGGCTGGGACGAAGCCGACGCGTGGGATGCGGCCGATCTATTCGTTTCCCGCGAGCGCCTGCGACGAGAAACCTTCAAACGCCCCGATGTCCTGCGCTACGTCGAAGAACTGAGTCGCCACCTTAGCGCTCAAGCCGTCGTGGGAAAGACCAGCGGACTACCCGAGATCGTAAAGACCGTGCATCGCGAGCTCTTGCCCGAAGGCGAGCGGGGGTTTCGAATTCCCGCCACCGCGGAAGCCACGGCCCAGACACTCGTGACCTACCAGAGTAGCCATCGGCCGCAGGACCTCTGGCACTTCGTCCGTCCCGACTACCGCCTGGCGAGTCTCTGGGTTCAACTCAAGAGCGGTGACAATCGGGACATGATGCGGGTCGTGGAAACCACGGAGCGCTTCTTCGAGCAGAATCCGCCACCGGTCGCGATGGACCCACAGTGGTTCGGCCTCACCTACATCAATGTGGTCTGGCAGAAGAAGATGGTCGAGGGAATGCGCAATGCCTTCCTCGGCAGCTTCGTCGTCGTCCTGGTGATCATGTCGCTGCTTTTCCGATCGGCTCTCTGGGGATTGCTCTCGATGATCCCACTCGCGCTCACGATCGCCCTGATCTACGGCGTGGTCGGAATCGTAGGCAAGGACTACGACATGCCCGTGGCAGTCCTATCGTCGCTCGCGCTCGGACTCGCAGTCGACTTCGCCATCCACTTCCTGGTACGAACTCGCTCGCTGTATCGAAGTGCAAGGAACTGGGAGGAGTGCGTGGACCGGGTCTTCGGGGAACCGGCCCGTGCGATTGCGCGCAACGTAATCGTGATTGCGATCGGCTTTTCGCCGCTACTGATCGCGCCGCTGATCCCCTACCGAACAGTCGGCGTTTTGATGGCATCAATCCTGGTCATCTCTGGATTGGCCACGCTCGTGATTCTTCCGGCGCTGGTCCGGGTCGGTGAGCGTTGGTTGTTCCGAGACCTGGCAAGCGAGGTGGAATAG
- a CDS encoding DUF4404 family protein, with protein sequence MRYLQTVMDLKQQLDELHTALSSADDIDDETRESLQRVLADIKPWLDASQGHPPAAIRDRLRELAENFETEHSTLATSLARIFDALAQMGI encoded by the coding sequence GTGCGCTATCTTCAGACGGTCATGGATTTGAAACAACAACTCGATGAACTTCACACCGCGCTCTCGTCTGCCGACGACATCGACGACGAGACACGCGAGTCGCTGCAGCGCGTACTGGCAGATATCAAGCCCTGGCTCGATGCGTCCCAGGGACACCCCCCGGCCGCCATCCGGGACCGCCTGCGCGAACTGGCCGAGAACTTCGAAACCGAACACTCGACGCTGGCCACTTCGCTCGCGCGCATCTTCGACGCGCTTGCGCAGATGGGGATCTAG
- the nudC gene encoding NAD(+) diphosphatase — MSNSPEPLAFTGNPLDRANNIRRDEKWLKEQLESEESRFLPVWKLNVLVKSASAPELAWARKGMCESMNPHTGAVLLGLREGIAHFAVDVSSIEKPEDALGLNGVAHFAEPRATAATLPHGEAGIMAQARSLIDWHARHRFCPKCGSNTSVKDAGHMRECDDCDAEHFPRTDPVVIMLVESGERCLLGRQAGWPPSMFSALAGFVEHGETLEEAVRREVHEESGIEVGDVRYHASQPWPFPSSLMMGCMARALSEKIVVDRHELEDARWFEREKVLRAVREPGSDKSFFVPPPMAIAHELIRAWAES, encoded by the coding sequence ATGTCGAACAGCCCTGAGCCCCTGGCCTTCACCGGCAATCCTCTGGATCGGGCCAATAACATCCGTCGCGACGAGAAGTGGCTCAAAGAGCAACTCGAAAGCGAAGAGAGTCGCTTTCTGCCGGTGTGGAAGCTGAATGTCCTGGTCAAGAGTGCCTCCGCTCCGGAGCTGGCCTGGGCGCGCAAGGGTATGTGCGAATCCATGAATCCGCACACCGGTGCCGTGCTGCTGGGGCTTCGCGAGGGCATTGCGCATTTCGCCGTCGACGTCTCCTCGATTGAAAAGCCAGAAGACGCACTCGGCCTCAACGGTGTCGCGCACTTCGCCGAACCTCGCGCGACCGCGGCGACGCTACCTCACGGTGAAGCCGGGATCATGGCGCAGGCTCGTTCGCTGATCGACTGGCATGCGCGCCATCGTTTCTGTCCGAAGTGCGGCTCGAACACGTCGGTGAAAGATGCCGGGCATATGCGTGAGTGCGACGACTGCGATGCCGAGCACTTCCCGCGCACCGATCCCGTGGTGATCATGCTGGTCGAGTCGGGCGAGCGCTGTCTGCTCGGCCGACAGGCCGGATGGCCGCCGAGCATGTTCTCGGCGCTCGCGGGTTTCGTCGAGCATGGAGAGACGCTCGAAGAAGCGGTTCGCCGTGAAGTACACGAGGAGTCCGGCATCGAGGTCGGGGACGTTCGCTACCACGCTTCGCAGCCGTGGCCGTTTCCATCTTCTCTGATGATGGGTTGTATGGCGCGCGCACTCAGCGAGAAGATCGTGGTCGATCGACACGAACTCGAAGATGCTCGCTGGTTCGAGCGCGAGAAGGTTCTGAGGGCCGTTCGCGAACCGGGAAGCGACAAGAGTTTCTTCGTTCCGCCGCCCATGGCGATCGCGCACGAGCTGATCCGCGCCTGGGCGGAATCATAG
- a CDS encoding acyl-CoA dehydrogenase, translated as MIDFEPTEEQQLIIETVQAFAQNEIRPRARDAEESAKCPSEVLSAAHELGLVANALPEEFGGGGERSAVTGVLIAEELAWGDLALALGILAPSLAALPVLDFGTDEQKQEILPASIERPVAPTTLALVEPRFDFDPFRPTTSAKSDGGDFIIDGSKCMVPWLEGVESVLVSAADAQGAQLFQVPCDAPGLKIAPDDYMGIRALPTISLTLEGVRVSGNARVGAAQGCDHAALVNRGRVGLAALAVGVSRAAFELSRDYAKERHAFGVPIATKQAIAFKLADMAIEIDGLRMLTWEAAWKLDAGDDVTREAALAIDQARRVALQVADGSVQVFGGHGYVREYLPELLLRNARGFASFEALTLI; from the coding sequence ATGATCGATTTCGAACCGACCGAAGAGCAACAGCTCATCATCGAAACGGTGCAGGCTTTTGCCCAGAACGAGATTCGTCCCAGAGCCCGAGATGCGGAAGAGTCCGCGAAGTGCCCGTCGGAGGTGCTCTCTGCGGCGCACGAACTGGGTCTGGTCGCCAACGCGCTACCCGAAGAGTTCGGTGGAGGAGGGGAGCGCAGCGCCGTCACGGGCGTATTGATCGCCGAGGAACTCGCCTGGGGCGATCTGGCGCTCGCTCTCGGAATCCTGGCGCCCTCGCTGGCCGCGTTGCCCGTTCTGGATTTTGGTACCGATGAGCAGAAACAGGAGATTTTACCGGCCAGCATCGAGCGGCCCGTGGCGCCCACGACCCTGGCGCTGGTCGAACCGCGTTTCGACTTCGATCCGTTCCGCCCGACGACCTCGGCGAAGTCCGACGGCGGCGACTTCATCATTGACGGCAGCAAGTGCATGGTTCCCTGGCTCGAGGGCGTGGAGAGTGTCCTGGTGAGCGCGGCGGATGCGCAGGGCGCACAGTTGTTTCAGGTTCCGTGTGACGCGCCGGGTCTGAAGATCGCGCCCGATGACTACATGGGCATTCGCGCTCTGCCGACCATCTCGCTGACGCTCGAGGGCGTGCGTGTTTCGGGTAATGCCCGAGTCGGTGCGGCCCAGGGCTGTGATCATGCGGCTCTGGTCAATCGCGGGCGAGTCGGTCTGGCGGCTCTGGCGGTTGGCGTTTCGCGCGCGGCTTTCGAACTCTCGCGTGACTACGCCAAGGAACGCCATGCTTTTGGCGTGCCGATCGCGACCAAGCAGGCGATCGCCTTCAAGCTCGCCGACATGGCCATCGAGATCGATGGATTGCGCATGCTTACCTGGGAGGCGGCCTGGAAATTGGACGCCGGAGACGACGTCACGCGCGAGGCGGCGCTGGCGATCGATCAGGCGCGACGCGTCGCGCTCCAGGTCGCCGACGGCTCCGTCCAGGTATTCGGTGGGCACGGTTACGTGCGTGAATATCTGCCCGAACTTCTCCTGCGCAACGCGCGCGGCTTCGCGAGCTTCGAAGCCCTTACACTTATCTGA